Genomic segment of Dromiciops gliroides isolate mDroGli1 chromosome 3, mDroGli1.pri, whole genome shotgun sequence:
gactcagtttcccctgcaCTGGCTTCCACGAGGCTTGgcaacttttgttcttttatggaaACCCCCATAATCGTCCCAGGTATCATGATCaacacaatgttgaatttggccatgcCATCTGGTACCGATGGTATTCAATTCTTTAATTTCCCATAATGGCCTGAGGATAagtaggcagatgatgcaaaaagtgatgaaacaaagatgaaaattttagtcttttttttttttttagtgaggcaattggggttaagtgacttgcccagggtcacacagctagtaagtgttaagtgtctgaggccagatttgaactcgggtcctcctgactccagggccagtgctctatccactgcaccacctagctgcccctgaaaattcTATTCTTAATTGTCTTGTATTAAAGAAGGGCATAGGAGTATGACTTATGGTCTCCTTTGTGGGTGGCTTGGTAAAGTTTTTaacatctcaagtttgtttcaagaAAAGTAGAGGAGAGTgacttatagaatgttttgttacacTTGGAGAAAAATTAAGGTCAagtgtatatacatgtaattgggaaagatttaTGTGTATCCCTTCAGTATGATGTTACAGTGTCAGATAAAGCTTTGAACAACAGCATGGGGCATTTGTGACATCTCTCAGTGGAATagcttttcactcctgatgcaggatcctggggttcctggattctctctcttggtttgccCCCTTTATCCCTATAATATTGGTTCttgtccttttaatttttggaactTCTTGGTAGTTTGTTtcatctaggctcaaggctttCAACCTTATGGTAATATACCCCTTCACTCTCTGGACTAGGCCTGCCAGAATTTCGACTACTTCCACTAAGACCTAGGTCCAGCTCTACCACCAtattcagcttgaagcagttacagaagaagagatcCTGGCCCCCTTTCCCCTTAGCTAAATATAGTAGCAACCTGGTAGACctgagtccagttagggatgctccgGTCCTGAGGAGGTCAGTTGGGGATTGTTCTTTCCCTGGACAAGAGGGGTAGTGGATTAATTTAtaacatgagcttagttgggaaaCAGTCGTATCTGCTATTAAGATCTGTTTTGTAAGAGATTTTAACAGGGCAAGTAATTTGAAACCAGAGAAGTGACTCTGCTGGAGAAGTGCCCTGGAGATAAGACATCTTCTAGACTGCCCCAAGGAAAGTGGTTCTGGAGACCTGAGAACTACATCTGAGATTCATGATGAAATTGCAAACTGAATGGACACTGGGGGGTGGTGTGTATTACTAAAACCACAAATATGATGTTAGCAGAGGACTGAGGGTGGCCCAATGGTCAAAAACAAAGAGGAGGGGCTGCGCTAAAAATATGGggccccctcaaaagctgattgaagttgtctggggaatgtctgggaggtgaatttcacctgggagaagggtgcttttttttttttattagacttttattttccaaattacatgtaaaagcaaactttaacatcaattttttttaaactttgtattccaacttctcttcctccctcccctcccacccccaccccaagaactcaaacaattcaacataaattatacatgagtagtcatagcaAACAGTTCTACCTTATCAAGGTTGTGGATggaaacagatgaaaacaaaacttcagattaaggcattgtcaaaaaaaaatgtgtttcagtctgttttcagataccatcagttctttctctatagatatACTGCAACTTTCCTACCCACACATGGCTTTTGTCTCCCAaatttctgaaaactgttcaGGCAGCTTTTCCTTGCCAACCTTCCTCTTTGGGATAGGTCTTGTATTTGGAGTAGTCTTCTTTTTAGCAAGCATCACTTGATAGCCTAAAACACTTGTTGTCCCTAGTATAGGAAGTttgtccttcctcttccttcctcttgccCTCAAATTCCAGAAAAGAtggtgggaaagaagggaagggaataaacagtAATTTCcgcctactatctgccaggtgctgtgccaagcactttctttattttacagtaatggcaatattgttttaatagtgactttgggggcagctaggtggctcagtggatagagcaccagccctggaatcaggagtacctgagttcaaatccggcctcagacacttaacacttactagctgtgtgaccctgggctagtcatttaaccccaattgcctcactaaaaaaaaaaaaaaagattaaaaaaataagcaattattaaaaaaaaaaagagtgactttGACTTGAATAAGTTATTTAGACTATTATAAATAACCCACATTAAGTATAaatgacatatgaaggaagatgctctcTCTATCCTGAGACAGAACTGATGAAATGTATgtaatataattttacatattttatatgtgtgtgtgtgtgtgtatacacacacacacacacacacctatttctGTGTAATTGTACTCATCCCTAGGTTGGGTGGGTGTgaagaaaaaatttacatgatacttttgttttctatttggaAGGAATAGGAAGTTGTGCATAGTTGATGTAACTTTTATctgaaatgggtttttttttttggttgtactGTGTTACAGaagtacttgttttattccataaatttaaaataaaattttaaaaaatgttctgctcattttttttttcagtaacctTCCAAATTAGGTGAtaggcaactgaggcaaaggcTAAGTTTCTTAGCAAGGGGCATACCGCTAGTAactgtatgaagctggatttaaactcaggcattCCTGCTTCTAGTTCTAGGGCTTTCCCCACTGCAGTACCAGCTCCCTTTAATTTCTAGATATTGGAATCTTTGGATTGAATCTGTCTTTCTATGGAGAACGTGCGTCAAGCctaaattttcattttccaagGTCCCCATTGGTCAGGTTCAAGGCTGCTCTGGGCCAATAACCCTTTTTACCCAGTTTTGGGAATAGAAGTTTCTTCCAGAATGGAGCATAACAGGATAGGGCTGGGTGGGGGATTGGGGGTAGAGGCTTTGGCTATTTCTCAGAACAGATTGTAGAAAACTTGCTGTTTTGGGTTACTTGCATTACAGACACTAACAGGGGATTATAGGCTCACATGTGTGAACATAATGGGATGAACCTTAAAATCAAGTGGCCCTGcatcccctctcctttccctaaaGAGAGCTAAATGACAAGTTTCCCTCCATGCTCATCTCTGATTTCCCTACCCAGGGCTTCCAGTTCCCAGAGAAGATGTGATCTCTTATTTTGAGCAAAGAGAAGCACCAAAGATGTTGGAGCCAGTAGCCCTGAGGAGCTGCTGTCCAGGTGAGTGAGGTGAAAGCAAGTAGTGATTACAAGAGACCTCTAGGGGTTGTGGCGAAGCAAGTGCTAGATTTCAGGGCAGGAAGACCTGCTTTGGAATTCATATAAATTGGAGGTGGTCAAGAGAGGGAAGTCCCTAAACTTAAAGGGGAATGGGAAATTATTGAGGAATGTGGGCTCCAGCTGGGGCTTCAGGGAATCCAGGGTGAACATTCTAGGCAACAGGGATAGGGAAGAAAacccatggagtcaggaagtggaGTGTTCTGTTCACAGAAGACAAAGGAGGCTGTTGAAAGGAGCCTGGAAGGGTAATAGAGGGATAGGTGAAGAAATGTTCAAACAGCCCtagagaggattttctatttgatccttttGCTGGGGAGCCAGTAGAGTAGATGGTGGCATGGTCAGGTAGGAGCTTTAAGAAGATGGACTTTACAACTGAGGGGAGGAATAACTAGATTGGGAGGAGACTTGAGTCAGCTGGACCACCCATCAGGCTCTTCCAGTATCTCAGATGGTAGATAATTGTGTCCTGAATGTGTAAGGAatgaaattctagctagtctgtctaaaatatcaaatgagtggtcaccaatatattataagttttagcaagagttagacttttaagcatttattaaggagaataagaatttggtggagagagaagcctagattcatctatctattaaagggagagcgcatttctagctcccttccccACCTGAGTCCTgagaaaagagagcgagagcaccagcctcgctccctctttcttccacaagcaaatgtcacttcctgacgccaaagagccaGATGTCTTGACCTCAGACGCCTTTTCCTCATGAagaagcttttctacagtaagtctccagcaggtggcatcattccaatcattacagtcccccctttgtttcttcaagaaacacagggtgttttcttgatgaaacattcaaaaataacagaatataataccctatgctaggaAACAATGTGTTAgtaacaatacagaaaagggagagagagattttgtccagaggggtggtccttCGTGAACCGACGTTTTGACACTAGCCTGCagagggagagcctctgcagagaatacatattacaaatggtgtacataacaacagaaaggaataaaaatcaacaaaacaaaactattcatttaaagtctttgaaagtcttttcacagatggttcttgggatgtcctctgggtgtagtcgtggaatggaagtctttttaggGATTGATGTGTAGATGCTcctaatcagacaggaaaatttcctacaaaaaacaaaaattgaaacattctctaaaacttaatattactatagtcccccccttgtggaggataaattgagaagacatttgctgcaatattaatttttaaaaataatttttatctttgtttcattgctttttgcatcatctgcctaattatcctcatgccattatgagaaattaaagaatctaatataattagtaacagatgtcaaggccaaattcaacactgtatttatcatgacacctgaaataattatgggggttaccataaaagaacagagaaatgatgggatatgagcattcccacacttgcaATATATattgcccatgcagtatgccaggcttaaaataggtggatgggatatacatccatgccaccaaacatattggaggaaactgagtcagacttaatcagatgcatgggattgagatgtccatggcatcaggcatataggagggggcataatagccaggtgtagaatgagatgggtgggatgaaaacttccagccatctatacaatattgtgggaaaaaaatgaaaccaacctcaacatttgtcaaaagccattccctctgccataccttgacttcatgcatgtctcccctcacgtgacagttcaatgtctgctctttttttttttttgtaaggcagtgggggttaagtgacctgcccagggtcacacagccagcaagtgtcaggtgtctgaggccagatctgaacccaggtactcctgaatccagggctggtgctttatccactgtgccacccagctgccaccaatgtctgctcttgcatgtattccgcTTTCATTTGGATGAGatcctggccaactggcatctgataactcagaatgaaggcaattaatgtcttaaatgataaatttccataatccaagtttcatatggatttaaaaattgaggataaggggggcggctaggtggcacagtggataaagcaccggccctggattcaggagtacctgagttcaaatctggcctcagacacttgacacttagtagctgtgtgaccctgggcaagtcacttaacccccattgccccgcaaaaaaaaaaaaaaaattgaggataagAATGATGGCAAAAATTGTGaataccttgactcagaatataatatacaattatgcaacaatttcaaataccattttttttgctaagtatacaattacttttgtgaaaaatcagaacatatttaaataccaGTTAAAACAATACaatcttaaaactttttttttttaaaaagaaaacttttacaaatgttatgccttttttttgaatatgcttatcaaaaataatacttctagaatcaatttacacttaccatggcaaccaatttgccagggaaatgctttatagagttcaatcaaataatcagttgagagaaaaaaaatagcaaaaacaaacaactcagaatatgggagcacaatacttccagaattaacattgtattatgaaatcaaaaccaccttgcattgtttcaaaattagataaatgaaaaaaaaaattagatagatgaatgaatagaagaaaacataaacccatactgttaattttaaaatgtagatgtaatagcttAAAAATCCTATGTAACAgaacagctagttggcacagtggatagagcaccgaccctggagtcaggagtagctgagttcaaatccggcctcagacacttaacacttactagctgtgtgaccctgggcaagtcacttaaccccaattgcctcactaaaaaaaaaaaaaaaaggaaaaaaaaatcctatgtaacctctgaactgacattatttgtCTGAgcgaatttagaacacttttgattccgatatctaaaatccccaatactcatattaataccatgctgtttacttctacatttctgtaaaatatgtgcccttccatggcaaaagaagcagagtttTGAACAATGATTATGAGGCTTGTCTTGTGCATCTGTATTCAGCTTTACTGTCTCTTGTTTTTttacccctttatattgtctgtcagtcctttcataatacaaatgctttataaggttactaattaaagacaaaagcaggttaacaaaattatgaacaaaacgaacagatctggaatttaaagggttttctaaggttggtttgggagaaccacagcagttCTCTAAGTAGTTACCCAATATTGAAGatctcagaggcttctttctgaAACCTAAAGGATCTCATGCAGGGAGGTAGAAATTAGCACATTTCCCATAGCATGAGATCCTTTAGGTTTCAGAAGGAAGCCTCTGAGATCTTCAGTAGTGGGTCTGGTCGGGTTTCATCAGGGTTAGAACCTGACAAAGGTGACTACTTAGAGATGATTAAATGCAAGAAAGTGACAAACATGGCTGAGGCCTGAAGGTACAGTTACCAGCCAATTACAGAGACCAGAAAATAGGGATTGAGGTAAAGGGCAGAGGCAGTCAGGAAATCAGTAAACAATGATGAAGCACCCTCTGTttttaggcattgtgctaagccatGAGGATACAaagggaggcaaaagacagtccttgctgtcTAGGAGCTCAGAATCTATTGCAAACAATGACAGGGGAAGAGAAGTGGGAAGAATGAAAGTGGAGACAATATGTCTAGTACTGTGGACAGAGCATTCATTCCTAGTGAGAGGGTTTGTATTCTAGTCTGAGCTGCTGAGATTTGGATCCAGTCACCCAGGCATTCTACGGTCATGGCCTGAGTTCTGAATGTAATGGATATGAGGGCCATTTCTGTGTCagagatttgttgtgaggatccaatgtgTTTGTGAAGTTCTTTGTAAATTAAGTGATCTTGGGATGTGAGCTAatgacatttttttgtgtgtgtggcaatgagggttaagtgacatgcccaggattacacagctagtaagtgtcaagtgtctgaggctggatttgaactcaggtcctcctgaatccagggccagtgctttatcccctgtgccacttagctgccccaatagctaatgacattttaaaattactgGTTCTGCCGTGTATgtttggacatttttttctttcctgaggaaATAGAATGTTAATAAGGTTTTGTTCTGCCAGTGGAATAAAggaagcgtgtgtgtgtgtgtgtgtgtgtgtgtgtgtgtgtgtgtgtgtgtgtgtgtgtgtagcatcagtgaatatttttgtttttgttttctttcaggagAGATCAgacttgaaataaagaaaagtagTGCAGAGCTAAGCCTTTCTCTAGCAGAAATTGACAAGCAAATTTTCATGAGTGACAGTTCCTGTGACGTCACTTGGAGAGAAATCTGTGCTGCACATGAGAGAATACCCACTGGAGAGAAAATGTGTGgttgtaatcagtgtggaaaggcttttagatCCAGCTCCAATTTTGCTGATCATCAGAGAAACAAGACTAaaaagaaaccttatgaatgcaagcaatgtggaaaggctttcaaatGGAGGAAGAGTGTTGATAGACATCAGAggatccatactggagagaaatcttatgaatgcaatcagtgtggaaaggcttttataCAAAAGTCTAGTCTTCacaaacatcagagaatccacactggagagaaaccttatgcatgtaaacaatgtggaaagacttataaACAGAGTATTAGGCTCAAtgtgcatcagagaatccacactggagagaaacgttatgaatgtaaacaatgtggaaaggcttttacatATAGGTCTAGGCTGAgggaacatcagagaatccacactggggagaaaccttatgaatgtaaacaatgtGGAGAGACTTTTACACAGAAGACTTATCTTAAtatgcatcagagaatccacactagagaaaaaccttatgaatgtaaacaatgtGGAGAGGCTTTTACACAGTGGAATTACCTTAatacacatcagagaatccacactggagagaaaccttatgaatgtaaacaatgtggaaagacttttataCAGAGGACTCATCTAAGtatgcatcagagaatccacactggagagaaaccttatgaatgtaaacaatgtggaaagacttttacaCAGAGGACTCATCTTAATacgcatcagagaatccacactggagagaaaccttatgaatgtaaacaatgtggaaagacttttacaCAGAGGACTCATCTTAATacgcatcagagaatccacaccggggagaaaccttatgaatgcaatcagtgtggaaaggcttttacactAAAGTCTAATCTTAccaaacatcagagaatccacacctAATTAATGTaagcaatgtggaaaggcttttagagGAGGGTCTAAACTTTACGttcatcagagaatccatactagagagaaactttatgaatgtaaacagtatGGAAAGGCATTTACAGAAAGCTCCAAAGTGGAGAGTCTTTTACACAGATGGCTTATGTTAATACACATCAGAGAATCCTCAATGGAGagcaattatgcccaaagaattattaaactgccCCCAAATCtgggatctttgtgtttatcaaatactaggttCATTTGTTTCTCTATGTTATATACTTAATCTGTTCCAGTGATCAACCTTTCTATTTGTTACCCACAATCAACTTATTTGGGTGATTTCATCTTTGTGatagagtttgagatctggtactgctaggcccccTCCCTTCTCATGTTTCTTTCATTGATTGCCTGATATTCTTGTCCAGTTGTTCCTCTAGATGAACtgtattattactttttctagctctacaaagtaattctttggtgGTGTGATTGGTATGGCTctgaatacataaattaatttaggtagtctcattttttatattttggcTTTGATTACCCATGAATGattaatatttctcaaattaaaggaggaatgatttggataaaataagaaataattcttGTTCAGGCATTAGATTCTACCCTTCAAGTATTTTCCTAAGAAAAGCCTTTTTTCTTGGCCTTCTAAATACTTTCAAACGGGAAAGACTGAGCAGTTAACAATTAACAGTTAAAAGTTAacagtgggggcggctaggtggcgcagtggatagagaaccggccctggagtcaggagtacctgagttcaaatccggcctcagacacttaacacttagtagctgtgtgaccctgggcaagtcacttaaccccaattgcctcacaaaaaaaaaaaaaagttaacagtgggggcagctaggtggcacagtagataaagcaccatccctggattcaggaggacccgagttcaaagctgtgtgaccctgggcaagtcacttaacccccattgcctctcaaaaaaacccaaaacaaacacaaaatttaACAGTGGTTAAAGtagagaaaattatttaaaaatatttctagaaaataatttttagagaaagaaataaaagctatccatagtcatgaaaaaatgctctaaatcactagtgattaggaaaaaaagcagattaaaacaactgtgaaatGGATTTTCTTGTATATGAAACAGGATattagtgtcactggattgaagagtatgtgttggggaggaGGATGTAAAAAGTCTGGAAGGTGAGCAGGGCTatcttatgaagggctttgaaagccaaacagaatttTGCATCTGATGCTAGAGGCAATAAAAAGCCACTGTGAGTTTTATTGAGTTGGGGTTTGATATGAAGGGACCTGCCATTTAATATTTGAATGGTGAATGGATTggagcaggcagacccaccagaagGCCGACTGGGAAGGAGCAGAAGTAGGAGGGAACCTTCTAAGGGAACCTGGGATAGAAAAGGGCATGTAAGTTGGAGATGATGTTCAGATTTACAAAGCTGTCCAGGCAGATGAGGTCtggggaaacaatttggaatttatcaaaacagaagccagattgcaagtgACTAGAAGGTGAGCAGGGTAATGAGAGtgtaactactttgtatatatctatttattatttattaagtttctgctttctatatttgtatacatgATTGTTGTCTACTACATATAATGGTAACCTTTTCAGTGCAGGTATTGTTTGATTCTTTGAATTGcatcccagcacctagcacagtgcctgttccTAGTCATTACTTGTCAGggtcaaaatttgatatatggagtgttatttgggtgactcgccttaatattggggtcccggaaatatgagggaccttttaggtttaaccctcccctctgaactgccctttttagatatttctcccaggccaataataaaggagcctctaagctttagttcacaaaaggatcagattttattacttgggaattaattaaacaacaatggtgaaactaataaaaatctaaGATAcggaaataggaaaataggaatACAGagagatattcttaactctaaacttagcctatgtaATCCCCAGACTGTTTTCTATTAAGTGAGTTCAAAGGAATTCAGGGTTTTCTGTCATTAACTCatcaaacacctgaacagcccaccaCACCTGTCTATGTTGTTGTTACAGgtgctgatttatgtgggttaagAACCCAGGCCCTGACTTGTTTCAccagtcttaagttatccattaactggggtctataAATTATAGCctctcttggagctcagatctaaattagagcttgggttgtaggtttttctgttaaccctttttttttctctctcctacatCAAAAATACTTTGAGTGTACCTGATTGAATGAAAAATTaaacagcctttaaaaaaaaaaaaaaagccttattgATGTGTGGCTTCTTACTAGGGAGGTAAACTCCCTGAGAGATCCAAAAGAACCCAGGAAGGCCAGTTACACTGTCTGACCTTCCAGAGCAGGTTTGAAACcattttgtgtgtcatggacccttggGGAGTGCCTGTTAAGGCCCTTCTGAGAATCACTGGTTTTAactgaataaaaaagataattacaaagaaaatcaattatataaaACCACGctcatgaaaacaattttaaaaataagttctgggtagctaaatggcacaatg
This window contains:
- the LOC122750297 gene encoding zinc finger protein 565-like isoform X1 is translated as MAPGSLRPPPQELVTFKDVAVDFTQEEWGLLDHPQKELYKEVMLENAQNLLSLGLPVPREDVISYFEQREAPKMLEPVALRSCCPEGKIRLEIKKSSAELSLSLAEIDKQIFMSDSSCDVTWREICAAHERIPTGEKMCGCNQCGKAFRSSSNFADHQRNKTKKKPYECKQCGKAFKWRKSVDRHQRIHTGEKSYECNQCGKAFIQKSSLHKHQRIHTGEKPYACKQCGKTYKQSIRLNVHQRIHTGEKRYECKQCGKAFTYRSRLREHQRIHTGEKPYECKQCGETFTQKTYLNMHQRIHTREKPYECKQCGEAFTQWNYLNTHQRIHTGEKPYECKQCGKTFIQRTHLSMHQRIHTGEKPYECKQCGKTFTQRTHLNTHQRIHTGEKPYECKQCGKTFTQRTHLNTHQRIHTGEKPYECNQCGKAFTLKSNLTKHQRIHT
- the LOC122750297 gene encoding zinc finger protein 565-like isoform X2 — translated: MAPGSLRPPPQELVTFKDVAVDFTQEEWGLLDHPQKELYKEVMLENAQNLLSLGLPVPREDVISYFEQREAPKMLEPVALRSCCPGEIRLEIKKSSAELSLSLAEIDKQIFMSDSSCDVTWREICAAHERIPTGEKMCGCNQCGKAFRSSSNFADHQRNKTKKKPYECKQCGKAFKWRKSVDRHQRIHTGEKSYECNQCGKAFIQKSSLHKHQRIHTGEKPYACKQCGKTYKQSIRLNVHQRIHTGEKRYECKQCGKAFTYRSRLREHQRIHTGEKPYECKQCGETFTQKTYLNMHQRIHTREKPYECKQCGEAFTQWNYLNTHQRIHTGEKPYECKQCGKTFIQRTHLSMHQRIHTGEKPYECKQCGKTFTQRTHLNTHQRIHTGEKPYECKQCGKTFTQRTHLNTHQRIHTGEKPYECNQCGKAFTLKSNLTKHQRIHT